In a genomic window of Cytobacillus sp. FSL H8-0458:
- a CDS encoding SurA N-terminal domain-containing protein, producing MKKLMYPFLLVLISAVLAACGADDESKSADKKEEPKTAETDQQDQQKQMEEMQKKMDKQKLDEEKTVAVVNDQEILGREYNSVLTSSQMMYQQMGQDPTTKDAAEKIKNQTLDSLVGQTLLLQEADKKGYKASDEEVKKQLEETKGQFKDDKEFETAMKQAGLNPNSLEKEIANNIKYTKYIDGEIKPEKVTDAEIQKFYEEYASQGGAEGQEPPKLEEVKPQIKQQLEQQKQQEMLVKHVEELKKNAKIDIKV from the coding sequence ATGAAGAAACTAATGTATCCCTTTTTACTAGTATTAATATCTGCCGTTTTAGCTGCTTGTGGAGCTGATGATGAAAGCAAGAGTGCAGATAAAAAAGAAGAACCTAAAACAGCGGAAACTGATCAGCAGGACCAGCAGAAGCAAATGGAAGAAATGCAAAAGAAAATGGACAAGCAAAAGCTTGATGAAGAAAAGACTGTTGCAGTAGTTAACGACCAGGAAATTCTTGGACGCGAATATAACAGTGTGCTTACTTCATCACAAATGATGTATCAGCAAATGGGACAAGATCCTACTACCAAGGATGCTGCAGAGAAAATTAAGAATCAGACACTTGACAGTTTAGTGGGCCAGACACTTCTTCTCCAGGAGGCTGATAAAAAAGGCTATAAAGCTTCTGATGAAGAAGTCAAAAAGCAGCTCGAAGAAACAAAAGGACAATTCAAGGATGATAAGGAATTCGAAACAGCAATGAAGCAGGCTGGCCTTAATCCCAATTCATTAGAAAAGGAAATTGCCAATAATATTAAATATACGAAATACATCGATGGCGAGATTAAACCTGAGAAAGTTACAGATGCTGAAATTCAAAAATTCTATGAAGAATATGCCAGCCAGGGTGGTGCTGAAGGACAGGAGCCCCCTAAATTGGAAGAAGTAAAACCACAGATCAAACAGCAGCTCGAACAGCAAAAACAGCAGGAAATGCTCGTTAAGCATGTAGAAGAATTGAAGAAAAATGCAAAAATTGATATTAAGGTATAA
- a CDS encoding TRAP transporter permease: MENKGETLSLEEQQKLLEKYDPEAGTRKLGGVLGWIVFFGLLAFSLFHLYTGVFGMLTAQLQRSIHLGFALALIFLLFPARKKDRGRKHKVAWYDIILAILGIAVGAYWPLFIDEIVMRAGRLTEIDFYVGLIAVLLVLEATRRAVGLPITIIAVIFLAYAMFGPYMPAFLAHRGLDLERLVQTMFFTTEGILGTPLGVSATFIFLFLLFGSFLVKTGVGQYFNDLAVSIAGKRTGGPAKVAIFSSALQGTISGSSVANVVTSGSFTIPMMKKLGYKKEFAGAVEATASTGGQIMPPIMGAAAFLMVEFIGGGITYWDIAKAAAIPALLYFAGVWIMTHFEAKRVGLRGLKDEEMPNRKEVMKKIYLLLPILAVIILLMSGMSVIRAALWSIVITVAVSMISKETRIGFRDAIDALVDGARTALGVAAATAAAGIIVGVVVKTGLGLKMANGLLDLSGGLLIPTLMLTMVAAIILGMGSPTTANYVITSTIAAPAIILLGVPDLSAHLFVFYFGIVADVTPPVALAAFAAAGVSGGDPIKTGVTASKLAIGAFIIPYMFVLSPELLMIDTTWYYLIWVVFTALAGMMAIGAGVIGYWLRKLNIFERLLGIVGGLLLIYPEGVTDIVGLGIFILLIALQVFIKKDDQAKPQTA, translated from the coding sequence TTGGAAAATAAAGGGGAAACATTATCTCTTGAGGAACAGCAGAAATTGCTGGAAAAATACGATCCAGAGGCTGGTACAAGGAAATTAGGAGGAGTATTAGGCTGGATCGTCTTTTTTGGGCTTTTAGCATTTTCACTGTTCCATTTATATACAGGGGTTTTCGGGATGCTTACAGCCCAGCTGCAGCGTTCGATTCATTTAGGTTTTGCATTAGCCCTAATATTTCTGTTATTCCCTGCAAGGAAGAAAGATAGGGGAAGAAAGCATAAAGTTGCCTGGTACGACATCATTTTAGCTATACTGGGTATTGCTGTAGGAGCTTATTGGCCACTTTTTATTGATGAAATTGTCATGAGGGCCGGCCGTCTGACCGAGATCGATTTTTATGTAGGTCTAATTGCAGTTCTTCTGGTTCTGGAAGCGACAAGGCGCGCGGTTGGACTTCCAATAACCATTATTGCCGTCATTTTTCTTGCCTATGCAATGTTCGGGCCATATATGCCGGCCTTTTTGGCGCACCGCGGTCTTGATTTAGAAAGATTGGTGCAGACCATGTTCTTTACTACCGAGGGAATCCTGGGTACCCCTCTAGGCGTATCTGCTACGTTTATATTTCTATTCTTGTTATTTGGTTCATTCCTTGTAAAAACGGGGGTAGGCCAGTATTTTAATGATTTGGCCGTATCCATCGCCGGAAAGAGAACTGGCGGACCGGCGAAGGTTGCCATTTTCTCAAGTGCACTACAGGGAACAATTAGCGGAAGTTCTGTAGCTAATGTAGTAACTTCAGGCTCTTTTACCATCCCTATGATGAAAAAGCTTGGCTACAAGAAAGAATTCGCTGGCGCAGTTGAAGCGACTGCATCAACCGGCGGCCAGATTATGCCTCCAATCATGGGTGCTGCTGCATTCCTGATGGTTGAGTTTATTGGCGGCGGCATTACATACTGGGATATTGCAAAGGCAGCTGCAATTCCTGCACTTCTATATTTTGCAGGAGTCTGGATCATGACTCACTTCGAAGCGAAACGTGTAGGTCTTAGAGGTCTGAAAGATGAAGAGATGCCTAACCGCAAAGAAGTAATGAAGAAGATTTATCTGCTGTTGCCGATTTTAGCAGTTATCATCCTGCTAATGAGCGGAATGAGCGTAATACGTGCTGCTCTCTGGTCAATTGTCATTACGGTTGCAGTAAGTATGATTAGCAAAGAAACGCGTATTGGATTCAGAGATGCTATCGATGCTTTAGTTGATGGTGCACGTACGGCTTTGGGCGTTGCTGCAGCAACAGCTGCGGCAGGTATTATTGTTGGTGTAGTTGTAAAGACAGGGCTTGGATTAAAGATGGCGAATGGCCTGCTTGATCTTTCCGGCGGGCTGTTGATCCCAACTTTGATGCTGACAATGGTTGCAGCAATTATCCTTGGTATGGGATCACCAACAACGGCAAACTATGTTATCACATCAACAATAGCTGCCCCAGCAATCATCCTTCTGGGCGTACCTGATTTATCTGCTCACTTATTTGTGTTCTATTTCGGTATTGTGGCAGATGTCACACCTCCAGTTGCTCTTGCAGCATTTGCGGCAGCTGGTGTATCCGGAGGAGATCCGATAAAGACAGGAGTAACAGCATCCAAGCTTGCCATTGGGGCTTTTATTATCCCATACATGTTTGTCCTGTCACCGGAGTTATTAATGATCGATACAACCTGGTATTACTTAATCTGGGTAGTATTCACCGCTTTGGCAGGTATGATGGCAATTGGAGCTGGCGTAATTGGCTACTGGCTTCGCAAGTTAAATATTTTTGAAAGGCTGCTGGGAATTGTAGGAGGCCTGCTCCTAATTTACCCTGAAGGGGTTACTGATATTGTAGGATTAGGTATCTTTATCCTGTTGATTGCATTGCAGGTTTTCATAAAAAAAGACGATCAGGCCAAGCCGCAAACAGCTTAA
- a CDS encoding YjcG family protein: METNYGIVIFPSKKLQDLANSYRKRYDPHYALISPHITLRSRFEASEEEIKRLTETLYGIAKKHDPFQINASKISSFQPVNNVIYFKIEPSIQLEELHVELNDYISGEAPEYNFVPHITIGQKLSNDEHSDVYGSLRMQPVNHEEVVDRFHLLYQLENGSWTVYETFRLGKE; this comes from the coding sequence ATGGAGACTAATTACGGCATCGTTATTTTCCCGTCAAAAAAGCTGCAGGATTTGGCTAATTCTTATAGAAAGCGGTATGATCCGCATTATGCTCTAATTTCTCCGCATATAACTTTAAGATCGCGCTTTGAAGCATCTGAAGAAGAAATAAAGCGGCTGACAGAAACACTTTATGGAATAGCTAAAAAACACGATCCCTTTCAAATAAACGCATCAAAAATCAGCTCCTTCCAGCCTGTCAACAATGTAATTTATTTCAAAATTGAGCCTTCAATCCAGCTCGAAGAGTTACATGTTGAACTGAATGATTATATTAGCGGAGAAGCACCTGAATATAATTTTGTCCCTCATATTACCATCGGGCAAAAACTCTCCAATGATGAGCATTCAGATGTGTATGGAAGCTTAAGAATGCAGCCGGTGAATCATGAAGAGGTGGTCGATCGTTTTCATCTTCTGTATCAGCTGGAAAACGGATCTTGGACCGTATATGAAACATTCAGGCTAGGGAAGGAATAG
- a CDS encoding GNAT family N-acetyltransferase, with translation MEVKVVSSEQELQDAFSVRKHVFVSEQNVPEEEEIDQFEDEAVHFVLYYNGMPAGAGRFRTVDGNGKVERICVLKEHRKSGSGKAIMEKIEEHAMKQGLPSLKLNAQTQAIPFYEKLGYQVISEEFMDAGIPHRTMKKTI, from the coding sequence ATGGAAGTAAAAGTTGTATCATCTGAGCAAGAATTGCAAGATGCATTCTCAGTAAGGAAACACGTTTTCGTCAGCGAGCAAAATGTTCCCGAAGAAGAGGAAATCGATCAGTTCGAGGACGAAGCAGTCCATTTTGTTCTATATTATAATGGCATGCCTGCAGGTGCCGGAAGGTTTCGCACCGTAGACGGCAATGGAAAAGTGGAAAGAATTTGCGTATTAAAGGAGCACCGCAAGAGCGGATCCGGAAAAGCAATAATGGAAAAAATTGAGGAACATGCTATGAAACAAGGATTGCCTTCCTTAAAATTAAATGCCCAGACTCAGGCTATTCCTTTTTATGAAAAGCTGGGCTATCAGGTAATCTCAGAAGAATTTATGGATGCCGGAATCCCGCACCGTACAATGAAGAAAACGATATAG
- a CDS encoding DUF1850 domain-containing protein, with product MNFNKPGDKKAVLALLVIITIAIMFFIPIKQAVVFEYQNKGKVIAYFPIKEDRTFNIKYTHSIHLTDVVESYTITGDGNIKLFELMYEDFAIGMPENAADGEEFEQKNGKYYIKNMKRIFPSFDLRLGKVRANHRLILQGEEYVLTDYIEPGTWVRIKAKKINLIEVLKGVNILGK from the coding sequence ATGAACTTTAATAAGCCAGGGGATAAAAAGGCGGTCCTGGCACTCCTCGTAATCATAACCATCGCAATCATGTTCTTCATACCCATTAAGCAGGCAGTTGTTTTTGAGTATCAAAACAAAGGAAAGGTGATTGCTTATTTCCCGATTAAAGAGGACAGAACATTTAATATAAAGTATACACATTCCATCCACCTTACAGATGTTGTAGAAAGCTACACTATAACCGGAGATGGAAATATTAAATTGTTCGAACTCATGTATGAGGATTTTGCCATCGGTATGCCAGAAAATGCTGCAGATGGAGAGGAATTTGAACAAAAGAACGGCAAATATTATATTAAGAATATGAAAAGGATCTTTCCTTCATTTGACTTAAGGCTGGGTAAGGTCAGAGCGAATCACAGATTGATTCTGCAAGGTGAAGAATATGTCCTTACAGATTATATCGAACCTGGTACATGGGTACGAATAAAGGCAAAAAAGATAAACTTAATCGAGGTGTTGAAAGGAGTGAATATCCTTGGAAAATAA
- a CDS encoding alpha/beta hydrolase: MDYPRGSIQDIRIQSKELGEEVELLIYLPASFSPLYKYTVVIAQDGKDYFQLGRAGRIADELLNEKEIENIIIVGVPYKNVKDRWKKYHPDGEQHNAYIRFLAHELVPYLDNEFPTYQMGMGRALMGDSLAATVSLMAALQYPNTFGRLILQSPYVDNSVTEAVEEFTQPHLLNIYHVIGKGETSVKTTGGEEKDFLTPNRDLSNLFKQKQFPYFYDEFEGNHTWTYWQPDLKRALKYMF, encoded by the coding sequence ATGGATTACCCTAGAGGATCAATACAGGATATCAGGATTCAAAGCAAAGAATTGGGTGAAGAAGTTGAACTCCTCATTTATTTGCCCGCTTCCTTTTCACCTTTATATAAATACACTGTTGTTATAGCCCAGGACGGGAAAGATTACTTCCAGCTGGGAAGAGCCGGGCGCATCGCGGATGAATTATTAAATGAAAAAGAAATCGAAAATATCATCATTGTTGGTGTCCCTTATAAAAACGTCAAGGATAGATGGAAGAAATATCATCCGGACGGTGAACAGCATAATGCATATATCCGTTTTCTTGCACATGAACTGGTTCCATACCTTGACAATGAATTCCCTACTTATCAAATGGGAATGGGACGGGCACTTATGGGAGATTCCCTTGCAGCAACTGTTTCCTTAATGGCGGCCCTTCAATACCCTAATACTTTCGGAAGACTAATTCTTCAATCACCTTATGTTGATAACTCCGTTACAGAAGCAGTAGAGGAATTTACCCAGCCTCACCTTCTTAATATTTATCATGTTATCGGGAAAGGCGAGACATCTGTAAAAACCACAGGAGGAGAAGAAAAAGATTTTCTTACTCCAAACCGGGATCTTTCCAATTTGTTTAAGCAAAAGCAATTTCCTTACTTCTATGATGAATTCGAGGGAAATCATACATGGACATACTGGCAGCCTGATTTAAAAAGGGCATTAAAGTATATGTTTTAA
- a CDS encoding proline dehydrogenase family protein — translation MLKDLFIGLSQNEFLNSAAKKYGLKLGAQNVVAGTNLEEAIQSIKELNDHGISCTVDNLGEFVYKKEEAAEAKKQIIEVIEAIHENHVDAHISLKPSQLGLDIDYSFCLENVREIVERANHYGIFVNMDMEDSKRLQPSFDILDELSKEYNNFGTVIQAYFLDAEEDLKKYQDYRLRIVKGAYKEPEEIAYQDKNDIDANFIKLIEWHLLNGKFTSIATHDHNVINHVKDFVRANNIPKDKFEFQMLYGFRKDMQLKLAGEGYNFCTYVPFGHDWYGYFMRRLAERPQNLNLVAKQVFTKKTNTVIGVAAGAFLLGRLTKK, via the coding sequence ATGTTGAAAGATCTGTTTATAGGCCTTTCCCAGAACGAATTTCTGAATAGCGCTGCAAAGAAATATGGATTGAAATTGGGTGCGCAGAATGTAGTTGCTGGGACAAATTTAGAAGAAGCTATTCAGAGCATAAAAGAGCTTAACGATCATGGCATCTCTTGTACTGTCGATAACCTCGGGGAATTTGTATATAAAAAAGAAGAGGCGGCAGAAGCGAAAAAACAAATAATAGAAGTGATAGAGGCCATTCATGAAAATCATGTGGATGCACATATCTCTTTAAAGCCTTCTCAATTAGGCCTTGATATTGACTACTCTTTCTGCCTTGAAAATGTTAGGGAGATAGTAGAGAGAGCAAACCATTATGGTATTTTTGTGAATATGGATATGGAAGACTCCAAGCGTTTGCAGCCTTCCTTTGACATTTTGGATGAACTATCCAAGGAATACAATAATTTCGGTACAGTCATTCAGGCATATTTCCTTGATGCTGAAGAAGACCTTAAGAAATATCAGGATTATCGTCTGCGGATTGTAAAAGGTGCTTACAAGGAGCCTGAAGAAATTGCTTATCAGGATAAAAATGACATTGATGCTAACTTTATAAAATTAATAGAATGGCATTTGCTTAATGGCAAATTCACGTCAATTGCAACACATGACCATAATGTAATTAACCATGTAAAAGATTTTGTAAGGGCTAATAATATCCCTAAAGATAAATTTGAATTTCAAATGCTCTATGGCTTCCGCAAGGATATGCAGCTGAAGCTTGCTGGTGAGGGCTATAATTTCTGCACATATGTTCCTTTTGGACATGACTGGTACGGTTATTTCATGAGGCGCCTGGCAGAACGGCCGCAGAACTTAAACCTTGTTGCCAAGCAGGTATTTACTAAGAAAACGAATACTGTGATTGGTGTAGCAGCAGGAGCTTTCCTTTTAGGCAGATTGACAAAAAAGTGA
- a CDS encoding YczE/YyaS/YitT family protein — MIKHTTLIQIIAGYLILTLGVSLIILSSLGAGAWDTVYVGLFNQFGLTIGTWSFLVTASLIFFNAVLSWEKPQFKSFIGTILASLGIDFWMELVFSSFTVTHFPYQILAFITGIILLGFGVSIYIRPQLFSGPIDGLMIATAKRLNISMKTARIINELLALAIGLLLGGPVGLGTLFVAIFLGYAIQYGTVLLNHLKDKGLKII, encoded by the coding sequence ATGATTAAACACACTACATTGATTCAAATAATTGCAGGTTATTTAATTCTCACTCTCGGTGTTTCACTAATCATCTTATCCAGTCTTGGTGCAGGTGCCTGGGACACTGTTTATGTTGGACTTTTTAATCAGTTCGGTCTCACCATTGGAACATGGTCATTCCTGGTCACGGCTTCCCTTATATTTTTCAATGCCGTACTCTCTTGGGAAAAACCGCAGTTTAAATCATTCATTGGAACCATTTTAGCGAGTCTGGGGATCGATTTTTGGATGGAGCTTGTTTTTAGCAGCTTCACCGTTACACACTTTCCCTATCAGATACTTGCCTTCATTACTGGTATTATACTTCTGGGTTTCGGAGTATCTATCTATATCCGACCGCAATTATTCAGCGGCCCCATTGATGGATTAATGATCGCAACTGCCAAAAGGCTCAATATCAGCATGAAGACCGCACGTATTATTAATGAATTGTTAGCATTGGCCATTGGCCTTCTCTTAGGCGGTCCGGTCGGATTGGGTACTTTGTTTGTAGCCATCTTTTTAGGCTATGCCATACAATACGGGACTGTCCTTCTAAATCACTTAAAAGATAAGGGATTAAAGATTATTTAA
- a CDS encoding TAXI family TRAP transporter solute-binding subunit, whose protein sequence is MKKRSIFLATALLLALSMVLAACGGGKDEGGGDGEGGAEKPKFMSIVTGGTGGTYYPLGGSFAEIISDATGIDTNAEVSGASAENMNTLKDGNAEIAFSQTDIASYAQEGKLMFEGAAVDNVSAIGTLYPETIQIVTTAKSGIKSVEDLKGKKVSIGAPGSGTAANAEQILEVHGIKLDDIQKQDLSFDESTAGIQDGTIDAAFVTAGTPTGAVEGLSATEDVVIVPIEQDKIDALIKKYPYYVQDEVPSGTYKLAEAAPTVAVQAMLVVSNDLSEDVVYDVTKAIFENLDKVTHAKGKMIKAENAVKGTGIELHPGAKKYFDEKGFKAE, encoded by the coding sequence ATGAAAAAAAGAAGTATATTCCTAGCCACAGCTCTGCTGTTAGCGCTTTCTATGGTTCTTGCAGCCTGCGGCGGCGGAAAAGATGAAGGCGGCGGAGATGGAGAAGGCGGCGCAGAAAAGCCAAAATTCATGAGCATCGTGACTGGTGGAACAGGCGGTACATACTATCCGCTAGGCGGATCATTCGCTGAGATTATTTCTGATGCTACAGGCATTGATACAAATGCTGAAGTATCAGGTGCATCTGCAGAGAACATGAACACATTGAAAGATGGCAATGCAGAGATTGCATTCTCTCAAACTGACATTGCTTCATATGCGCAAGAAGGTAAATTAATGTTTGAAGGTGCAGCAGTGGATAATGTGAGTGCAATTGGCACGCTTTATCCTGAAACGATCCAGATCGTTACTACTGCAAAATCCGGCATTAAATCAGTTGAAGACTTAAAAGGCAAAAAAGTTTCAATCGGAGCACCTGGTTCAGGAACTGCTGCTAATGCAGAACAGATCCTTGAAGTGCATGGAATCAAATTGGATGACATTCAAAAACAGGATCTTTCTTTTGATGAGTCGACTGCCGGAATCCAGGATGGCACTATTGACGCTGCATTTGTTACAGCAGGAACACCAACAGGTGCAGTAGAAGGACTTTCTGCAACTGAAGATGTTGTGATTGTTCCGATTGAGCAGGATAAAATCGATGCATTAATTAAGAAATATCCTTACTATGTACAGGATGAAGTGCCATCTGGAACATATAAGCTTGCGGAAGCTGCGCCGACAGTAGCTGTACAGGCAATGCTTGTTGTTTCAAATGACCTTTCAGAGGATGTAGTTTACGATGTTACGAAAGCAATCTTTGAGAACCTTGACAAAGTTACACATGCCAAAGGTAAAATGATTAAGGCTGAAAATGCTGTTAAAGGTACTGGTATTGAACTGCACCCTGGTGCTAAAAAGTACTTTGACGAAAAAGGCTTTAAAGCTGAATAA
- a CDS encoding DUF421 domain-containing protein — MEYLHILSVLVVGYIFLFIMAKLLGKTQITQITPFDFISAIVLGELVGNALYDQETGIPEIFFAVAVWGILIYATEILTQKYKRARKLLEGEPSIVIKKGKIIYEELKKNHLDINQLQHLLRSKDVFSIRECEYAILETDGTVSALKKPLFAAPTIQDLNLPINKVELPVTVILDGEVVWDNLKSINWDETILKNEIKKLGASGVKDVLYAEWKKGEALHVQTY, encoded by the coding sequence ATGGAATATTTACACATCTTAAGTGTACTTGTGGTAGGATATATTTTCTTGTTTATTATGGCTAAACTCCTGGGGAAAACACAAATTACACAGATTACTCCATTTGATTTTATCTCAGCCATCGTGTTAGGCGAGCTGGTTGGCAATGCCCTGTACGATCAGGAAACTGGGATACCCGAAATTTTCTTTGCTGTTGCAGTATGGGGAATTCTCATTTACGCAACTGAAATACTTACTCAGAAATATAAACGGGCACGCAAGCTTCTTGAAGGTGAGCCCTCTATTGTTATTAAAAAAGGGAAAATTATCTATGAAGAATTGAAGAAAAATCATCTCGACATTAATCAGCTGCAGCACCTCCTCCGATCAAAGGATGTTTTTTCAATCAGGGAATGTGAATATGCCATTCTGGAAACGGATGGAACAGTCAGCGCATTAAAAAAACCGCTTTTCGCGGCACCAACCATTCAGGATTTGAATCTCCCAATAAATAAAGTTGAACTTCCTGTAACAGTTATTTTAGACGGAGAGGTGGTTTGGGATAATCTTAAAAGCATTAATTGGGATGAAACAATACTTAAGAATGAAATTAAAAAATTAGGAGCGAGCGGTGTCAAAGATGTTCTGTACGCTGAATGGAAAAAAGGAGAGGCCTTGCACGTGCAAACGTACTAA